From a single Apium graveolens cultivar Ventura chromosome 2, ASM990537v1, whole genome shotgun sequence genomic region:
- the LOC141705980 gene encoding uncharacterized protein LOC141705980 → MDIEFKKSHVPAFGSWDCNDDLPFTQCFETARQAGLLRYSYSQDRDLYVTGDLYQNDVVTPAMIVVPRRRGKGGYPHVKEGKKEGWLVCEYEYDVKEAASPVPPRKAPKAVDEDLYKISPDLLYASSKRKRRFGLFSCCLRPSCDL, encoded by the exons ATGGATATT GAATTCAAGAAAAGCCATGTACCAGCATTTGGAAGCTGGGATTGCAATGATGATCTTCCATTCACTCAGTGCTTTGAAACTGCAAGACAAGCTGGACTTCTGCGTTATAGTTACTCTCAAGATCGTGACTTGTATGTCACCGGTGACTTGTACCAGAATGATGTTGTTACTCCTGCTATGATTGTTGTTCCCCGCCGCAGG GGAAAAGGAGGATACCCACATGTGAAAGAAGGAAAAAAGGAAGGGTGGTTGGTTTGTGAGTATGAATATGATGTGAAAGAAGCAGCAAGCCCTGTTCCACCAAGAAAGGCACCCAAGGCTGTGGATGAAGATTTATACAAGATCTCTCCTGACCTTCTCTATGCCAGCTCCAAAAGG AAGAGGAGATTTGGCTTGTTTTCATGCTGCTTACGGCCATCTTGTGACCTGTGA